A single region of the Nicotiana sylvestris chromosome 6, ASM39365v2, whole genome shotgun sequence genome encodes:
- the LOC138870335 gene encoding uncharacterized protein, whose protein sequence is MAKWKHAIVLYVVGDSPSIGALDRFIISQWNFVTKPKIYFHNDGYFVVKFNNVKDRDDFGNPVQENEVKDFNNFLQSSGMAELRTVGKRYTWSNGQIYSRINGALVNADWLLKVVVTEVVILNPGVSDHTPISIQFKEVVKRNLKPYMFLNCLVYHKDFLSAVVNIWGRQTGTNHMEEIWWKLKVLKIDLKQLNQKEFRNVEEKIMLYRQNLHDTQTQMGNHNHPNELFGEEKELKQELEKWILWKREVTSYYRKLLGSVANQLPAVNPEIMKRENGLTRQQQLQLIAQVTQEEVYQALINIDDQKAPGCDGFNDLFFKRVWSVIGKDVTTAIIHFSTNGDMHRAIKCTTITLIPKVKNPSKISEFRPISCCTILYKLISKILTKQMQGVMDSLVDTSQSALVPGRLISDNIILSHELVKGLWKERHHS, encoded by the exons ATGGCGAAATGGAAACATGCAATTGTGTTATATGTTGTTGGAGATTCTCCCTCAATAGGAGCTCTAGATCGTTTCATCATTTCTCAGTGGAATTTTGTTACCAAGCCTAAAATTTACTTTCATAATGATGGCTACTTTGTGGTTAAATTCAATAATGTGAAAGATAGGGATGAT TTTGGGAATCCAGTCCAGGAAAATGAGGTCAAAGATTTTAATAATTTCTTACAATCGAGTGGCATGGCTGAATTACGTACAGTGGGAAAAAGATATACATGGTCAAATGGGCAGATCTATAGCAGGATAAACGGGGCTTTAGTCAATGCTGATTGGTTGTTAAAAGTAGTTGTAACAGAAGTAGTGATACTGAACCCTGGTGTTTCTGATCATACACCAATAAGCATACAATTCAAGGAAGTCGTGAAGAGGAATCTCAAGCCTTACATGTTTCTAAACTGCTTAGTGTACCACAAAGATTTCCTAAGTGCGGTGGTAAATATATGGGGCAGGCAAACAGGTACAAACCACATGGAGGAGATATGGTGGAAGCTCAAAGTGTTGAAGATAGATTTGAAACAGTTAAACCAAAAAGAATTCAGAAATGTGGAGGAGAAAATCATGCTATATCGACAAAATTTGCATGACACTCAAACACAAATGGGGAATCACAACCATCCTAATGAGCtatttggagaagaaaaagaattGAAGCAAGAGTTAGAGAAATGGATCTTGTGGAAGAGA GAGGTGACTAGTTATTATAGGAAGCTGTTAGGTAGTGTTGCTAATCAACTACCAGCAGTAAATCCTGAAATCATGAAGCGTGAAAATGGACTAACAAGACAACAACAATTACAGTTGATAGCACAGGTCACTCAAGAAGAAGTATATCAAGCTCTTATAAATATAGATGATCAAAAAGCTCCAGGTTGTGATGGTTTCAATGATCTTTTCTTTAAAAGGGTTTGGTCTGTGATTGGAAAAGATGTAACAACTGCTATTATTCATTTCTCCACTAATGGAGATATGCATAGAGCTATTAAATGCACTACAATAACACTAATTCCAAAAGTCAAGAATCCATCTAAGATATCTGAATTCAGGCCTATATCATGTTGTACTATATTGTATAAATTGATATCCAAAATCCTCACTAAACAAATGCAAGGTGTTATGGATAGTCTAGTGGATACGAGCCAGTCTGCATTAGTTCCAGGAAGGCTAATTAGTGACAATATCATACTGAGCCATGAACTAGTGAAAGGGTTATGGAAGGAAAGGCATCATTCCTAA